A single region of the Flammeovirga agarivorans genome encodes:
- a CDS encoding co-chaperone GroES, producing the protein MSQVNIKPLADRVLIEPAEAETQTASGLFIPDNAKEKPQRGTVVAVGNGTKDEPLTVKVGDTVIYGKYSGTELNLEGNDYLMMREADILAIV; encoded by the coding sequence AACATTAAACCCTTAGCAGATAGAGTTTTAATTGAGCCTGCAGAAGCAGAAACTCAAACAGCATCAGGTCTATTTATCCCTGACAATGCAAAAGAAAAACCACAAAGAGGTACTGTAGTAGCGGTTGGTAATGGTACTAAAGATGAGCCTTTAACTGTTAAAGTGGGTGATACTGTCATTTATGGTAAGTACTCAGGAACTGAATTAAACTTAGAAGGAAACGATTACTTAATGATGCGTGAGGCTGACATTTTAGCTATCGTATAA